The genome window acataatttaaattttatatcaataaattacttcatatttttgaatgattaaaaaagtgcaatcatatattttatcaagtttTGTACTCCGATGGgcttgattaatttataaaatttgcataaaCCAGTTTTAGAACACgtgaattgtttaaaaactacGGAGAGggaatatttcattttatgggACATTTCGTGTGCTCTTGACATTGAACATTTATTACTCACAGCAATTTACAGGTGGATTTGAGTatgtatctatatttatatgtttttaacttatattcaAACCTTTACAAGTGTAGCAATGGAGGTTTTGTAGTAGGTACAATCTGTGTTGTTGATCTTGATCTTGAGTGTTGATCTTTTTATAAGATAGTACAGGaattgtgttaaattataaattattttgcctAAGGTCAAAATCGTGCAAGATATCGtcatttattatgaaaaaatattattagtcaATAATTGTCAAGTATGTGGATTATGCGGAACAAGAGATGCGCAATACGCAATGTGGTCTGTATTTGTTATGTGCAGTCAAGTGCGAATATTGAGCATTACATTGaacttgtttttgtttgacACTTTTCAGTTATGCCGTGTTAGGTCGGGGATATTTATGAGTCATTTtagaagatataaaaaaaaaaaaacaactcgaAAAAcatgtcaataaaatataaaacgctAAGAAAAAGACTAAGcttggtaataaaaaaaaaaacaatcaaatgcattagaaaatttgtaaaatagttGATGTTCATGTTTTGGTGCCAACCAAAAGGTCAGatgtatttaagttaaaaggtAAAATTCACTATTCACATCACAGgcatattataaaactagaaACAAATCACGTAAAAAGTAAATCTTAATATAGGGATAGGCTAAATTGTGGACCAACGTATCTGAGAAGCATTCAAATACTAGTTTAAATGGGTACGCAAATATTGTTATGATGATATAAGGAtacttaattttcaaaatcatcGTCAGGTACCACAAGTCGAGGCCGACCAGATGCCCAGCCAGACGGCTAGCTTGACTGCTTGAACTTTACTCCGACGTAAGgggtcatttttttatctaaaccTAGTAATCATAACAAATCGTGTTCGAATGTGTTTTTTCGGTATTAGAAATCTATCAAATCTAAATCTGTGTGTATGTCGTTTGaaattatctatttatctATACAATGAATATAATCATATAGTtattgtatgtaataaaaaatatatttcgtgtacattttatttgatttacttataaagaaaACCTTTTTGTCGGTCTGTTCGCAAATCCGCGTTTGTTTCGGGTAATCGCCGGAATTGCTGTACTGTCTTTTACTGTAAGGCAGCTTATGTTGGCAGAAGTTACATAGACTACTTTAAACAAgtatataaagttaaacaagTCCGACGTAGAGATATTCACTGGACCAGGCCAAGACACACCCGCGGCTGTAGTACCTCTGATGATTATCgtctagttttattaatttatttactactgAAAGCTGGAATAATTCTACTTAAGGaacaattctattaaaatttaaaagataatctaTGACAAATACTGAATAAAGATAATGAATGATGTTACACCTGTGTTACACTCATTCCTGTACCGTGGGGAAAGGCTTAGAGCCTTAGTAATATTCAGTTATGCACCGAAAAACTTATatgacccggtgggcataagtgaAACTGAATTACAACAGCTGATTAGCACCCTCTTGTCGGTGTGAAAAAAGTGCCACAACATCCTTGTTGCATTGCACATGCTATGTCTTGTCTTATGTGTCCCTTTATACGCCTAATCAGGCTTTACATATTTTCCAACAGAACTCTCTCACTGGGCCACATAAGTTTACCGCACTATACTGTTGTTGTTGTTCATGGCCGTGGTATGTCAGTCGCATCTTCCTCGTTCATGAACGGACATACATGTTTATTGGTAATGTGTTTGTATCTATCATTGTGTCATCGAGTTGGCACGATAAATTGCCTTGCAATTCTATGACTGACTCTTTACCTAGTCACAAATAGGATCTTTTatatgacaaataaataaaaacatagtaagATGTTCCCATGATCATACGTCTACGAGAAATCATCACTTTAGTATgtcagaaatatttaaaattattggatTTTATGacgttataaaatacttagttATGATTGATAAATCTCCAATTAAGCAATCagtaataattcaataatcaAAACAGATTTACtcaattactttatataaccttatataataaaataaaatcttgttttaTAAAGCGTAAAATTTACCTTCCGCTTTTAACATGAGGTTTTCAACAAGGCGGGAacgaaaatgtaataagtgtGAAAGTCAATGAAAATGTCTCGAACGTACTGCGCTTTTAGATCGCAACCAGAGGGACCGTGAGATTACCTCTCGTTACTTCACATTATCATAAACCAATGTATTCTAGAAACTAGTTCATCTATTCATTTATACACTTATTTGTCTTATACGTACTAAATATGGAAATAATACTAACTTCAGCGCTCTTTGTTCAAAATTTTGGCATGCacttgcgtaaaaaaaagttatatcaaaACTATAATTTGTATGGCtaaatgtcattttgtttttaatatttattttaaaaattgtacatacagATTGACATATGGAAAAGAAATTAACTCACGTTAATTCAAAAGCTACAAATGTTAAAACTATTGCCCatccaatttatatttttgtgtaacaATGAGCACATTGTGTGGAGAAGTTTTTCATGTTGTGCgacaaattattaagtaaatagcTAAGAATAAAACCTTCAAATAACTACGAGGCGCACACATCGACGCGTGTGGTCATCACAAAGGTTTACCCGCGAGCACACACGCATACATCGTCTGTGATCACCGATGACCGAATCCGGGGAGCCGGAATATCGACATCGAATGTTTGCCGCCGTTTGACATTACGTTAGATCGCTAGCCGGGagaaatgtataaaagaatAAGCTCCGAACGGTAAGGCATCAGTCGTTCATTTGCTAGCAACGAAACCAAACCAAACTCCTCAACCATGAAAGTGGTACGTTATGGATTCTCATCAACTGAAAGAAAAGCTGTCGCTCTATTGTTCTATAGCTAACTAAGGTTGTATTTACAGATGATTGTATTCGCCCTCGCGCTTGTGGccctcgccgccgccgccccagTGGAGCCTGAACCACCAAAGATCGTGCGCTCCGAATTCAACCAGGAACCCGATGGCGCATACAACTTCGggtaaattaatgtttttttttcctttattaactatttccatttaattcaatatttttttttaatttcatcttattttcaattttaatcttggaaataaataaagaaataataaaatgaaccgTAAAGAGTTTTAAGAGACTCGTATTTTGATCAAGAACCATCCTGTATAAAAATCCATAAATAACACAGGAAACGGCTTATTCGCGTTTTAATTAATCGGTCATGGTTAATTGAGCAGTTACTACAAATACTACAGTAGCACACGGTGTCTATTAAAAAtcgatataaattataacttttgtaaattatagtGAACTCTCATCTTCATCTGTTACTGTAGTTAAAATTAGCTGTTTTGAAAAACTTTGTCAGAATCACTTCCCATTCTGTTGCAAAAATCACCAGAGCTTAGAgcataaaagttatatttttatatatcctTACACCTTCGTAATGAATTACTACCACAATCTCATGCAAACTATAtagttagttttatatatgaagtttcataataaaaagaacttttcataacattaaaatcttaaatactTGATATTAGGCGAATGAAATCAATGGGAAAAGATGATATTTAACTACAGGTCTTCTATAACTATATCTCGGATCTCTTATTATATTCAATGTTCGTAATGATGGTCAGATTACTTCTTAGGTTTtagaaaaactaattttattcgGTTTGttcaatattcaaatatattgtatattaaaattcatgaAATATAATCCGACCACTTAGTTAACGTTACCAAATAATTGACAACTTTTTAATGGTGTAGTTTCGAGACTGAGAACGGTATCAACCGCCAAGAGAACGGACAACTGAAAGAAGCCCTCGACGAGGAGAACAAGCCGCACACTGTGGTAGTCGTCCGCGGCTCATACTTCTACACTGACAAGGAGGGCAAGGTCGAGACCGTCAACTACTACGCCGACGAGACCGGCTTCCACGCCGAGGGTGACTCCATCCCCAAGGGCCCCGCCAGGAGATAAGCAACAACTCACATATTCCTATGAGTAATCGATTACAACGTTCACTAATCGATTATCCATGGAACCCGCAAAGGGAAATGTAATTCTGCCATAGTGAAGATGTAAGGCGTGGCATCCGTCTCACATCTTTTCCTTGTTTCGTTATTAACCGATGCACACtgccatatttttttacgttttttatattgtttgttgAGTTGATATGCGATCCGTATAGTGAATAAACTTCATTTGAAACTACTTcgtgtttttttgtttgataaatTCCTAACAGACGACCTTGGCACGGAGACGGGCTTTAATGACCAGTATGACATGGCAAAGTTAAAGCAAAGATGGTACCGTTCATGCATCTTCATACgcattaatattacttatgaTTCGACGcgcaatagttttttttctgagTAGTCGATAAGACTGCGTGACACATCATAATATTCGACATTGAAGCATTGAAGAGAGAAAGTTCGTGCGAGTAATCTTCAAGTAATTTGACATTTGGCAGTGACAAATATACATAGATTCACATGTC of Papilio machaon chromosome 6, ilPapMach1.1, whole genome shotgun sequence contains these proteins:
- the LOC106715067 gene encoding larval cuticle protein 1-like; translation: MKVMIVFALALVALAAAAPVEPEPPKIVRSEFNQEPDGAYNFGFETENGINRQENGQLKEALDEENKPHTVVVVRGSYFYTDKEGKVETVNYYADETGFHAEGDSIPKGPARR